One stretch of Amycolatopsis sp. NBC_00345 DNA includes these proteins:
- a CDS encoding ABC transporter substrate-binding protein → MRITKALVLPLVLLAGLATACSGSSGGSGGGTPTEGGTAVFAEAPGTQPNWIFPFVDSAHNSGYATGDLQQLMYRELYWFGDSSGSTGVNTTKSLADPPVYSDNNSKVVINVKPYKWSNGETVNAKDVVFWMNMMYAEKANWYGYVPGQFPDNVKSATATGPQQVTLQLTDSYSPTWFTGQELAQVAPLPMAWDKTSDAAASGSGGCADDRAKCDAVYKYLYGKSKDLSTYATDPLWQVVDGPWHLTAFDAEGNISYDPNPKYSGPDKPHLAHYKMQPFTSTSAEFNALRSGKTVNVGGVQGADLPQKKASEKLPATNPLQANYNLVPAYGWGWSTTLLNMDNPTFGAAFKQLYLRQAMQQTLDQETDVNVAFRGYGAPTTGPVPVNPDNEYVTAAERGAGPYPFDKAKAKGLLTGHGWTLQNGAMTCTSPGTAPNQCGEGVAAGTRLEFSLQYSTGNPAYGRIMQQWKSDAAEAGIVFDLKGQEFNALINDISSCHGSGPTCEWQMGFFGYQQYNAVPTGDQLLLPGSTGNIGNYNDPKLNSLIQATLHSDDKNALAAYEDYAVNTLPGQINMPLRTYIEVVDKKLGGVAFPAVQTARAPEEWYFTK, encoded by the coding sequence ATGAGAATCACCAAGGCACTCGTGCTGCCCTTGGTGCTGCTGGCCGGGCTGGCGACCGCCTGCAGCGGCAGCAGCGGCGGCTCCGGCGGCGGCACCCCGACCGAGGGCGGCACCGCGGTGTTCGCCGAGGCGCCCGGCACCCAGCCGAACTGGATCTTCCCGTTCGTCGACTCGGCGCACAACAGCGGCTACGCCACGGGCGACCTGCAGCAGCTGATGTACCGCGAGCTGTACTGGTTCGGCGACAGCAGCGGCAGCACCGGGGTGAACACCACCAAGAGCCTCGCCGACCCGCCGGTCTACAGCGACAACAACAGCAAGGTCGTCATCAACGTCAAGCCGTACAAGTGGTCCAACGGCGAGACGGTGAACGCCAAGGACGTCGTGTTCTGGATGAACATGATGTACGCGGAGAAGGCGAACTGGTACGGCTACGTGCCCGGCCAGTTCCCGGACAACGTCAAGTCGGCGACGGCCACCGGGCCGCAGCAGGTGACGCTGCAGCTCACCGACTCGTACTCGCCGACCTGGTTCACCGGTCAGGAGCTGGCGCAGGTCGCGCCGTTGCCGATGGCGTGGGACAAGACGTCCGACGCCGCGGCGTCGGGCAGCGGCGGCTGCGCGGACGACCGCGCGAAGTGCGACGCCGTCTACAAGTACCTGTACGGCAAGAGCAAGGACCTCTCGACCTACGCCACCGATCCGCTGTGGCAGGTCGTGGACGGGCCGTGGCACCTCACCGCGTTCGACGCCGAGGGCAACATCAGCTACGACCCGAACCCGAAGTACAGCGGGCCGGACAAGCCGCACCTGGCGCACTACAAGATGCAGCCGTTCACGAGCACCAGCGCGGAGTTCAACGCGCTGCGCAGCGGGAAGACCGTGAACGTCGGCGGGGTGCAGGGCGCGGACCTGCCGCAGAAGAAGGCGTCGGAGAAGCTGCCGGCCACGAACCCGTTGCAGGCCAACTACAATCTGGTGCCCGCGTACGGCTGGGGCTGGAGCACCACGCTGCTGAACATGGACAACCCGACGTTCGGGGCGGCGTTCAAGCAGCTGTACCTCCGGCAGGCCATGCAGCAGACGCTGGACCAGGAAACCGACGTGAACGTCGCGTTCCGCGGTTACGGCGCGCCGACCACGGGGCCGGTGCCGGTCAACCCGGACAACGAATACGTGACGGCGGCCGAGCGCGGCGCCGGCCCGTACCCGTTCGACAAGGCGAAGGCCAAGGGCCTGCTCACCGGCCACGGCTGGACCCTGCAGAACGGCGCGATGACCTGCACCAGCCCCGGCACCGCGCCGAACCAGTGCGGTGAGGGCGTCGCGGCGGGCACGCGGCTGGAGTTCTCGCTGCAGTACTCGACGGGCAACCCGGCGTACGGCCGGATCATGCAGCAGTGGAAGTCGGACGCCGCCGAGGCGGGCATCGTGTTCGACCTGAAGGGCCAGGAGTTCAACGCGCTGATCAACGACATCAGCAGCTGCCACGGCTCGGGCCCGACCTGCGAGTGGCAGATGGGCTTCTTCGGCTACCAGCAGTACAACGCGGTGCCGACGGGTGACCAGCTGCTGCTGCCCGGCTCGACCGGCAACATCGGCAACTACAACGACCCGAAGCTCAACTCGCTCATCCAGGCCACCCTGCACAGCGACGACAAGAACGCACTGGCCGCGTACGAGGACTACGCGGTGAACACGTTGCCGGGGCAGATCAACATGCCGCTGCGCACGTACATCGAGGTGGTGGACAAGAAGCTCGGCGGGGTGGCGTTCCCCGCCGTGCAGACGGCCCGCGCCCCGGAGGAGTGGTACTTCACGAAGTAG
- a CDS encoding mycothiol transferase — MITAEGYLYFVDLALDGMAAVLTGLGDDLANRRPELPGGNSPYAIVTHCLGVVSFWGGQVVAGRAVPRDRAAEFTATGPVDELVARLHAVRGQLAADVAAAVPADPCHGEAPPKYRDTPICESQGMALQHIYEELAQHRGHLELTRDLLLAGRG; from the coding sequence GTGATCACCGCTGAGGGATACCTGTACTTCGTCGACCTCGCGCTGGACGGGATGGCCGCCGTCCTCACCGGGCTCGGCGACGACCTGGCCAACCGCCGCCCGGAGCTGCCGGGCGGCAACTCGCCGTACGCGATCGTCACGCACTGCCTCGGCGTGGTCTCCTTCTGGGGCGGGCAGGTCGTCGCGGGCCGCGCCGTGCCGCGCGACCGGGCGGCGGAGTTCACCGCCACCGGCCCGGTCGACGAGCTGGTGGCCCGGCTGCACGCCGTCCGCGGCCAGCTCGCGGCGGACGTCGCCGCGGCGGTCCCGGCGGACCCCTGCCACGGTGAAGCGCCGCCGAAATACCGCGACACCCCGATCTGCGAAAGCCAGGGCATGGCGCTGCAACACATCTACGAGGAGCTGGCGCAGCACCGCGGCCACCTCGAGCTGACCCGGGACCTCCTGCTGGCCGGCCGCGGATAA
- a CDS encoding SDR family NAD(P)-dependent oxidoreductase, with the protein MTTGRFTDKVALVTGGSRGIGAAVAARLAAEGAAVAIGYRGNQAAADDLVARLRADGARAFAAQADVADPEQTKALVEAAVAEFGRLDVLASCAGIEHFGALENLTPADFDRVFAVNTRGQLFAVQHAAAHLPDGGRIVLTSSVSASRAVFGHTLYASSKAAVESMVLNLSAELGKRGITVNAIAPGGTATDMAAENAAHYQHPDLAGRLSMDEWLTSHGALGRLATPAEVAAGYAFLASGDAAYMTGRTLQLDGGFF; encoded by the coding sequence GTGACAACAGGGCGTTTCACGGACAAGGTGGCGTTGGTGACGGGTGGCAGCCGCGGTATCGGGGCCGCCGTGGCGGCGCGGCTGGCGGCCGAGGGCGCGGCGGTGGCGATCGGCTACCGCGGCAACCAGGCGGCGGCCGACGACCTGGTCGCGCGGCTGCGCGCCGACGGCGCACGGGCGTTCGCCGCACAGGCCGACGTCGCCGACCCCGAGCAGACGAAGGCGCTGGTCGAGGCGGCCGTCGCCGAGTTCGGCCGGCTCGACGTGCTCGCCTCGTGCGCGGGCATCGAGCACTTCGGCGCGCTGGAGAACCTGACCCCGGCGGACTTCGACCGGGTCTTCGCGGTCAACACGCGCGGCCAGCTGTTCGCGGTCCAGCACGCCGCGGCGCACCTGCCCGACGGCGGGCGGATCGTGCTCACGTCTTCGGTCAGCGCCTCGCGCGCGGTGTTCGGCCACACGCTGTACGCCTCGTCGAAGGCCGCGGTGGAGTCGATGGTGCTGAACCTGTCGGCGGAGCTGGGGAAGCGCGGCATCACCGTCAACGCCATCGCGCCGGGCGGCACGGCCACCGACATGGCGGCGGAGAACGCGGCCCACTACCAGCACCCGGACCTGGCCGGCCGGCTGTCGATGGACGAGTGGCTCACCTCCCACGGCGCGCTCGGCCGCCTGGCCACCCCGGCGGAGGTCGCGGCCGGGTACGCCTTCCTCGCCTCCGGCGACGCCGCCTACATGACCGGGCGCACCCTTCAACTGGACGGCGGTTTCTTCTGA
- the car gene encoding carboxylic acid reductase gives MTTASTGTDERLEHRAAALYAGDQQVRAADPLDSVSAAIRRPGLSLQRVVATIMEEYADRPVLGERAKELVTDPATGRVTLELVPRFETITYGELWDRVGAVVAEWHHDARNPLAPDEFVAILGFTSTDYTTLDLACTRIGAVCVPLQAGATAGHLKPIIAETEPRILAASVENLDTAVEAIAESASVRRLLVFDYHAEVDEEREQFEAARQRLAESGSTVVLDTLADVIARGQALPPAPEFDPGPAGDRLALLIYTSGSTGTPKGAMYTDRLVRELWFGFWPEKTGYAVLGINYMPMSHVAGRALLLGTLADGGTSYFVAKSDVSTLFEDIALARPTEMMMVPRICDMLFQRYQSMLDTGSGTEEEVKAQLREKVLGGRLLWAGFGSAPLSAEMAAFIESCIEIPLHDGYGSTEAGAVLLDHFISRTRVTGYKLVDVPELGYFTTDLPHPRGELLIKSSALVPGYFKRPDATAEVFDGDGYYRTGDIMAELGPDELVYLDRSKNVLKLSQGEFVAVSRLEAVFATSPLVRQIYVYGSSERSYLLAVVVPTPEALERGGDLKAAVSESLQQIAKEADLNSYEIPRDFLLETEPFTPENGLLSGIRKLLRPKLKEFYGERLEQFYQELADREANELRALRRTGGDEPVFDTVVRAARAVLSSSAGDLAPDVHFMDLGGDSLSALSFSTLLKEIFDVEVPVGVVISPANDLRHLAAYIEAARESGVRRSTFASVHGEGATVARAADLTLDKFIDAETLAAAKDLPRPSGQARTVLLTGSNGYLGRFLCLEWLERLDETGGKLICIVRGSTAEAARKRLEDAFDSGDAGLLRHFRELAAEHLEVLAGDIGDADLGLDEPTWRRLADTVDLIVHPAALVNHVLPYDQLFGPNVVGTAELIRLALTTRVKPVTYLSTVGVFTEEAAGTDEYSDIRVTCPVRAINEEYASGYGTSKWAGEVLLREAHDLARLPVATFRSDMILAHSRYAGQLNVPDMFTRLLLSLIVTGIAPRSFYNSDRPAHYDGLPADFTAEAITTVGLADAEGYRTYNVMNPHEDGISLDVYVDWLNEAGYRIQRIDDYAEWFTRFDSAIRSLPELQRQHSLLPLLHAFARPAEAVDGAGDIPTERFRTAVQVAKVGADKDIPHVSAALIRKYATDLESLNLLL, from the coding sequence ATGACGACCGCAAGCACGGGCACCGACGAGCGGCTGGAACACCGAGCCGCCGCGCTGTACGCCGGTGACCAGCAGGTTCGCGCAGCCGATCCGCTTGACTCCGTGAGTGCGGCGATCCGGCGGCCGGGGCTGTCGCTCCAGCGGGTCGTCGCCACGATCATGGAGGAATACGCGGACCGGCCGGTGCTGGGGGAGCGGGCGAAGGAGCTCGTCACCGATCCGGCGACCGGCCGCGTCACGCTGGAGCTGGTGCCGCGGTTCGAGACGATCACCTACGGCGAGCTGTGGGACCGCGTCGGCGCCGTCGTCGCCGAGTGGCACCACGACGCGCGAAACCCGTTGGCGCCCGACGAGTTCGTCGCCATCCTCGGGTTCACCAGCACCGACTACACGACCCTCGACCTGGCGTGCACGCGGATCGGCGCGGTCTGCGTGCCGCTGCAGGCCGGCGCGACCGCGGGGCACCTGAAGCCGATCATCGCCGAGACCGAGCCGCGCATCCTCGCCGCGAGCGTGGAGAACCTGGACACCGCCGTCGAAGCGATCGCGGAGAGCGCGTCGGTGCGACGGCTGCTGGTGTTCGACTACCACGCCGAGGTCGACGAGGAGCGCGAGCAGTTCGAGGCCGCGCGGCAGCGGCTCGCGGAGTCCGGCAGCACGGTGGTCCTCGACACGCTGGCCGACGTGATCGCGCGCGGGCAGGCGCTGCCGCCGGCGCCGGAGTTCGACCCGGGCCCGGCCGGCGACCGGCTGGCCCTGCTCATCTACACCTCCGGCAGCACCGGCACGCCCAAGGGCGCCATGTACACCGACCGGCTGGTGCGCGAGCTGTGGTTCGGGTTCTGGCCGGAGAAGACCGGTTACGCGGTGCTGGGCATCAACTACATGCCGATGAGCCACGTCGCGGGCCGCGCGCTGCTGCTCGGCACGCTGGCCGACGGCGGCACCTCGTACTTCGTCGCGAAGAGCGACGTGTCGACGTTGTTCGAGGACATCGCGCTGGCGCGCCCCACCGAGATGATGATGGTGCCGCGGATCTGCGACATGCTGTTCCAGCGCTACCAGAGCATGCTGGACACCGGCTCCGGGACCGAGGAAGAGGTGAAGGCGCAGCTGCGCGAGAAGGTCCTCGGCGGCCGGCTGCTGTGGGCGGGCTTCGGGTCCGCGCCGCTTTCGGCCGAGATGGCGGCGTTCATCGAGTCCTGCATCGAGATCCCGCTGCACGACGGCTACGGCTCGACGGAGGCGGGCGCCGTCCTGCTGGACCACTTCATCTCACGGACGCGGGTCACCGGCTACAAGCTGGTCGACGTCCCCGAGCTGGGGTACTTCACCACGGACCTGCCGCACCCCCGGGGCGAGCTGCTGATCAAGTCGTCGGCACTGGTGCCGGGTTACTTCAAGCGGCCGGACGCCACGGCCGAGGTGTTCGACGGCGACGGCTACTACCGCACCGGCGACATCATGGCCGAGCTCGGGCCCGACGAGCTGGTCTACCTCGACCGCAGCAAGAACGTGCTCAAGCTGTCGCAGGGCGAGTTCGTCGCCGTCTCCCGGCTGGAGGCGGTGTTCGCGACCAGCCCGCTGGTCCGGCAGATCTACGTCTACGGCAGCAGCGAGCGCTCGTACCTGCTCGCGGTGGTCGTGCCGACGCCGGAGGCACTGGAGCGCGGCGGCGATCTGAAGGCGGCGGTGAGCGAGTCGCTGCAGCAGATCGCGAAGGAGGCGGACCTCAACTCCTACGAGATCCCGCGTGACTTCCTGCTGGAGACCGAGCCGTTCACGCCGGAGAACGGCCTGCTGTCGGGGATCCGGAAGCTGTTGCGCCCCAAGCTGAAGGAGTTCTACGGCGAGCGGCTGGAGCAGTTCTACCAGGAGCTGGCCGACCGCGAGGCGAACGAGCTGCGCGCGCTGCGCCGCACCGGCGGCGACGAGCCGGTGTTCGACACGGTGGTCCGCGCCGCGCGGGCCGTGCTCAGCTCCTCGGCCGGTGACCTGGCGCCGGACGTGCACTTCATGGACCTGGGCGGCGATTCGCTGTCCGCGCTGTCGTTCTCCACGCTGCTCAAGGAGATCTTCGACGTCGAGGTCCCGGTGGGCGTGGTCATCAGCCCCGCCAACGACCTGCGGCACCTGGCCGCGTACATCGAGGCCGCGCGTGAGTCCGGCGTGCGGCGGTCGACCTTCGCCAGTGTGCACGGCGAAGGCGCCACCGTGGCCCGGGCCGCGGACCTCACGCTCGACAAGTTCATCGACGCGGAAACCCTGGCCGCGGCGAAGGATCTGCCGCGTCCGAGCGGTCAGGCGCGCACCGTGCTGCTGACCGGCTCGAACGGCTACCTCGGCCGGTTCCTGTGCCTGGAGTGGCTGGAGCGGCTCGACGAAACCGGCGGCAAGCTGATCTGCATCGTCCGCGGCAGCACGGCCGAGGCGGCGCGCAAGCGGCTCGAAGACGCGTTCGACAGCGGTGATGCGGGCCTGCTGCGGCACTTCCGGGAGCTGGCCGCGGAGCACCTGGAGGTCCTCGCGGGCGACATCGGGGACGCGGACCTCGGGCTCGACGAGCCGACCTGGCGCCGGCTGGCCGACACCGTCGACCTGATCGTGCACCCGGCCGCGCTGGTCAACCACGTGCTGCCCTACGACCAGCTGTTCGGGCCGAACGTCGTCGGCACCGCGGAGCTGATCCGGCTGGCGCTGACCACGCGGGTCAAGCCGGTCACCTACCTGTCGACGGTGGGCGTGTTCACCGAGGAGGCCGCGGGCACCGACGAGTACTCCGACATCCGCGTCACCTGCCCGGTGCGCGCGATCAACGAGGAGTACGCCAGCGGTTACGGGACGAGCAAGTGGGCCGGCGAGGTCCTGCTGCGCGAGGCGCACGACCTGGCGCGGCTGCCGGTCGCGACGTTCCGCTCCGACATGATCCTGGCGCACAGCCGGTACGCGGGGCAGCTCAACGTGCCCGACATGTTCACCCGGCTGCTGCTCAGCCTCATCGTCACCGGCATCGCGCCGCGGTCCTTCTACAACAGCGACCGGCCCGCGCACTACGACGGGCTCCCGGCCGACTTCACCGCCGAGGCCATCACGACCGTCGGGCTGGCCGACGCCGAGGGGTACCGGACCTACAACGTGATGAACCCGCACGAGGACGGCATCTCGCTCGACGTCTACGTGGACTGGCTGAACGAGGCCGGCTACCGGATCCAGCGGATCGACGACTACGCCGAGTGGTTCACCCGGTTCGACAGCGCCATCCGCAGCCTGCCGGAGCTGCAGAGGCAGCACTCGCTGCTGCCGCTGCTGCACGCGTTCGCCCGGCCGGCCGAGGCCGTCGACGGGGCGGGCGACATCCCGACCGAGCGCTTCCGCACGGCCGTCCAGGTGGCGAAAGTGGGCGCGGACAAGGACATCCCGCACGTGTCCGCGGCGCTCATCCGGAAGTACGCGACGGACCTCGAGAGTCTGAACCTCCTCCTCTGA
- a CDS encoding chitinase: MASSLCRALTIAAAALLPAAALAAGGVAQASPQSPLQSSPRSFPAKFAAPYLELSGDTVGDMAADKSASGVDHYTLAFLIPKSGCTAKWENGDSAVGAFKSQISSLQSAGGDVIISFGGAEGGELAQTCTSASSLQAAYANIVKTYNVHRLDFDIEGGPLDDTASVQRRDTALAALQKADPSVQVDYTLPVAPDGLEGNALSLLKDAKSKGVKVSTVNIMTMDFGDGENALNDAESGANATEKQLASLYGESASAAWAQLGLTPIAGRNDDNENFTQDNAKTLEAFAASKGVSLLAFWEVDSYDKKVGYAYSKIFGKI; the protein is encoded by the coding sequence ATGGCCAGCTCTCTTTGCCGAGCCCTGACGATCGCCGCGGCGGCGCTGCTGCCCGCGGCCGCGCTGGCGGCCGGTGGTGTCGCCCAGGCCTCGCCCCAGTCACCGCTCCAGTCGTCGCCCCGGTCGTTCCCGGCGAAGTTCGCCGCGCCCTACCTCGAACTCAGCGGCGACACCGTCGGCGACATGGCCGCCGACAAGAGCGCGTCCGGCGTCGACCACTACACGCTGGCGTTCCTGATCCCGAAGAGCGGCTGCACCGCGAAGTGGGAGAACGGCGATTCCGCGGTCGGCGCGTTCAAGTCCCAGATCAGTTCGCTGCAGTCGGCGGGCGGCGACGTGATCATCTCGTTCGGTGGTGCCGAAGGCGGTGAGCTGGCTCAGACCTGCACGTCCGCGAGCAGCCTGCAGGCCGCGTACGCGAACATCGTGAAGACCTACAACGTGCACCGGCTGGACTTCGACATCGAGGGCGGCCCGCTGGACGACACCGCGTCCGTCCAGCGCCGGGACACCGCGCTGGCGGCGCTGCAGAAGGCCGACCCGTCGGTGCAGGTCGACTACACGCTGCCGGTCGCCCCGGACGGGCTGGAGGGCAACGCGCTCTCCCTGCTCAAGGACGCCAAGAGCAAGGGCGTGAAGGTCAGCACGGTCAACATCATGACCATGGACTTCGGCGACGGCGAGAACGCGCTCAACGACGCGGAGTCCGGGGCGAACGCCACTGAGAAGCAGCTCGCGAGCCTGTACGGCGAGTCCGCTTCGGCGGCGTGGGCACAGCTCGGGCTGACGCCGATCGCGGGCCGGAACGACGACAACGAGAACTTCACCCAGGACAACGCCAAGACGCTGGAGGCGTTCGCGGCGTCCAAGGGTGTTTCGCTGCTGGCGTTCTGGGAGGTCGACTCTTACGACAAGAAGGTCGGTTACGCGTACTCGAAGATCTTCGGCAAGATCTGA
- a CDS encoding methylated-DNA--[protein]-cysteine S-methyltransferase produces MGVRHTVMDSPVGELTLVADGDALIGVYFDGHKRAPRLDGLGPREDSVFEDSVVGEAAFGGGVFGEAVRQLREYFAGERTEFDLPLAPRGSEFERKVWALLTKIPHGETRTYGQLAAELGDPGAAQAVGNANGWNPISIVVPCHRVVGASGGLTGYAGGVERKRFLLSLEEPPAAEDGRLF; encoded by the coding sequence ATGGGTGTCCGGCACACGGTCATGGACTCGCCGGTGGGGGAGCTGACGCTGGTCGCGGACGGGGACGCGCTGATCGGCGTCTACTTCGACGGGCACAAGCGCGCGCCGCGGCTGGACGGCCTCGGGCCGCGCGAGGACTCGGTGTTCGAGGACTCGGTGGTCGGCGAGGCGGCGTTCGGCGGGGGAGTGTTCGGCGAGGCGGTCCGGCAGCTGCGTGAGTACTTCGCGGGCGAGCGGACCGAGTTCGACCTTCCGCTCGCGCCCCGTGGGTCGGAGTTCGAGCGGAAGGTCTGGGCGCTGCTGACGAAGATCCCGCATGGCGAGACGCGCACGTACGGCCAGCTCGCGGCCGAGCTGGGCGACCCCGGTGCCGCGCAAGCCGTCGGGAACGCCAACGGCTGGAACCCGATCAGCATCGTCGTGCCGTGCCACCGGGTGGTCGGCGCGAGCGGCGGGCTCACCGGCTACGCGGGCGGCGTCGAGCGCAAACGCTTTCTCCTGAGCCTGGAGGAGCCGCCGGCGGCCGAGGACGGCAGGCTGTTCTGA
- a CDS encoding RNA polymerase sigma factor → MSARPFERVVDEHGPMVLRVCRAVVGPTDAEDAWSETFLSALKAYPELPADANVEAWLVTIAHRKAIDLLRARARRPVPVDALPEEPSRTGRPEDWDGDVWHALAELPDKQRAAVAYHYLAGFPYREVAAITGGTADAARRAAADGIKALRLKDLRATEPGGAESGGAGSGTRAPGAGRRAETEGAPA, encoded by the coding sequence GTGAGCGCGCGGCCGTTCGAGCGGGTGGTGGACGAGCACGGGCCGATGGTGCTGCGCGTCTGCCGCGCCGTGGTGGGCCCGACCGACGCCGAGGACGCGTGGTCCGAGACGTTCCTGTCCGCGCTGAAGGCGTACCCGGAGCTGCCCGCGGACGCGAACGTCGAGGCGTGGCTGGTCACGATCGCGCACCGCAAGGCGATCGACCTGCTGCGCGCGCGGGCGCGGCGGCCCGTCCCGGTGGACGCGCTGCCGGAGGAGCCGAGCCGCACCGGCCGCCCCGAGGACTGGGACGGCGACGTGTGGCACGCGCTCGCGGAGCTGCCGGACAAGCAGCGCGCGGCGGTCGCCTACCACTACCTGGCCGGCTTCCCCTACCGCGAGGTCGCCGCGATCACCGGCGGCACCGCCGACGCGGCCCGGCGCGCGGCCGCGGACGGCATCAAAGCGTTGCGGCTGAAGGACTTGCGCGCTACGGAGCCGGGCGGCGCAGAATCGGGCGGCGCAGGGTCGGGCACGCGGGCGCCGGGCGCAGGCCGCCGGGCCGAGACCGAAGGAGCACCCGCATGA
- a CDS encoding methylated-DNA--[protein]-cysteine S-methyltransferase, whose amino-acid sequence MTELSRPELSKTEPSNTEPSGTELSKTELLTTLPGPDEATEARLRARLAELAQRDGLLDVAYRTVDSPVGPLLLAATEQGLVRVAFGIEGHEDVLAELAGAVSPRILAAPARLDPVARELDEYFTGRRRAFDVPLDFRLSKGFRREVLTHLAEIPYGRTESYAEVAAASGSPRAVRAVGTACATNPLPLVVPCHRVVRSNGTSGRYRGGEAAKLTLLTLEGS is encoded by the coding sequence ATGACCGAGCTGTCCAGGCCCGAGCTGTCCAAGACCGAGCCATCCAACACCGAGCCATCCGGCACCGAGCTGTCCAAGACCGAGCTGCTGACAACACTGCCGGGCCCGGACGAGGCCACCGAAGCCAGGCTGCGCGCGCGACTCGCCGAGCTGGCCCAGCGCGACGGCCTGCTCGACGTCGCCTACCGGACCGTCGACTCGCCGGTCGGGCCGCTGCTGCTCGCCGCGACCGAGCAGGGCCTGGTGCGCGTCGCGTTCGGGATCGAAGGGCACGAAGACGTGCTGGCGGAGCTGGCCGGGGCGGTCAGCCCGCGGATACTGGCCGCGCCCGCGCGGCTGGACCCGGTCGCCCGGGAGCTGGACGAGTACTTCACCGGGCGACGGCGCGCGTTCGATGTGCCGCTGGACTTCCGGCTGTCCAAGGGTTTCCGCCGCGAGGTGCTCACGCACCTGGCCGAGATCCCTTACGGCCGAACGGAAAGCTACGCCGAGGTCGCCGCCGCGTCGGGCAGTCCGAGGGCGGTGCGCGCGGTCGGCACGGCGTGCGCGACGAACCCGCTGCCGCTGGTCGTCCCGTGCCATCGGGTGGTCCGCTCGAACGGCACGTCCGGGCGCTACCGCGGTGGCGAGGCCGCGAAGCTCACGCTGCTCACCCTGGAAGGCTCGTGA
- a CDS encoding LacI family DNA-binding transcriptional regulator, which translates to MTVQDSPGSGPAEARAAGIKDVAAAAGVSLGTVSNVLNRPDRVSPGTRAKVEAAMAELRFVRNESARQLRAGHSRVLAYVMLDGRNPFFTDVAAGMEDTADEEDLSLFLCNSANLATREAAYLGRLEQQRVQGILITPVDPGSPQLDEIARRGTPLVIVDRTRHTASHCSVAVDDVVGGEIAVRHLVEQGHERIGFVGGQLGIGQVRDRREGALRALRAAGLGPDHLVDLTTSQMGVADGGNAGQRLAGLPAASRPTAAFCANDLLALGLLQVCAALRLRVPDDLAIVGYDDIEFAAAATVPLTSVRQPRRQLGRTAAELLMQETTDPAHEHQQVTFTPELVVRASTYPRA; encoded by the coding sequence ATGACGGTGCAAGACTCCCCCGGGTCCGGGCCCGCCGAGGCCCGCGCCGCCGGCATCAAGGACGTCGCGGCCGCGGCCGGGGTCTCCCTCGGCACGGTCTCCAACGTGCTCAACCGGCCGGACCGGGTCAGCCCCGGCACCCGGGCGAAGGTCGAGGCCGCGATGGCCGAGCTGCGGTTCGTGCGCAACGAATCGGCGCGGCAGCTGCGCGCCGGGCACAGCCGCGTGCTGGCGTACGTGATGCTCGACGGCCGCAACCCGTTCTTCACCGACGTGGCCGCGGGCATGGAGGACACCGCCGACGAAGAGGACCTGTCGCTGTTCCTGTGCAACAGCGCCAATCTCGCCACCCGCGAGGCCGCTTACCTCGGCCGGCTGGAGCAGCAGCGGGTGCAGGGCATCCTGATCACGCCCGTCGACCCCGGCTCGCCCCAGCTCGACGAGATCGCGCGGCGCGGCACGCCGCTGGTGATCGTCGACCGCACCCGGCACACGGCCAGCCACTGCTCGGTCGCCGTCGACGACGTGGTGGGCGGCGAGATCGCGGTGCGGCACCTGGTGGAGCAGGGGCACGAGCGGATCGGGTTCGTGGGCGGGCAGCTGGGCATCGGCCAGGTGCGGGACCGTCGCGAGGGCGCGCTGCGGGCGTTGCGCGCGGCCGGCCTCGGCCCGGACCACCTGGTCGACCTGACGACGTCGCAGATGGGGGTCGCCGACGGCGGCAACGCGGGCCAGCGCCTGGCCGGCCTGCCCGCCGCGTCCCGCCCGACCGCGGCGTTCTGCGCCAACGACCTGCTGGCGCTGGGCCTGCTGCAGGTGTGCGCCGCGCTGCGCCTGCGCGTCCCGGACGACCTGGCCATCGTCGGTTACGACGACATCGAGTTCGCCGCGGCCGCCACCGTGCCGCTGACGTCGGTCCGCCAGCCGCGCCGCCAGCTCGGCCGGACGGCCGCGGAGCTGCTGATGCAGGAGACCACCGACCCGGCGCACGAGCACCAGCAGGTGACGTTCACCCCGGAGCTGGTCGTGCGCGCGTCCACCTACCCGCGGGCTTGA